One stretch of Candida orthopsilosis Co 90-125, chromosome 3 draft sequence DNA includes these proteins:
- a CDS encoding Smi1b protein (cell wall assembly regulatory protein): MKFSQRLQEFIYSLSTDDKYSEFDSRKSFNRVNKPDSENLLGMNSQFNNSSVDSINNIVVNEPNDGSEGVHEMRLAWRHIKHWLVKYAPDLNSSLSSKCTSSDLEDFQKDLHIKLPQSVLQFFKITDGQSNFGNQLNMDTNGLIFGLRLMSLDDIMIQTENWRKVADYINTGISQQNHKTNELSKLPVSHASSSQYKKKLSLNTSSEMSSARTSFDLTDAQSRKTSVSSHDTDSSSSKSSSQNHSRMPKQRSIPPSVIHEMFAHPMWIPLVTDEVGNYIGIDLSPPPAGKWGQVILFGRDFDFKFQIADTWGDFLLIFANDLEMGNWDIKANRKNNDGDLFIGNEGEIVFVDKETKLEVPYLEVLKRRAVKKWMTLLENEPAENVNKELLDELKQNEVSILALHNKSFQSIDTFITKNLNLLDHAKTSQTSNHDDNDDEEDDDRPVSKPVKPVSNLGINSKANSSKSPLSHEVIEADPDVDDAEEDNAAADDDKTLQEVDIRT; encoded by the coding sequence atgaagtttAGTCAACGGTTGCAAGAATTCATATATTCATTAAGTACAGATGATAAATACTCTGAATTCGATTCAAGAAAGTCCTTTAATAGAGTAAATAAACCAGACTCAGAGAACCTTTTGGGTATGAACTCTCAGTTCAATAACTCATCGGTGGATTCTATCAACAATATAGTTGTAAACGAACCAAATGATGGGTCGGAGGGTGTGCATGAAATGAGACTAGCTTGGAGGCATATAAAACACTGGTTGGTCAAATATGCTCCTGATTTGAACAGCTCTTTACTGAGCAAATGTACTTCATCAGACTTGgaagattttcaaaaggaTTTACATATTAAATTACCACAATCAGTTTTACAGTTTTTTAAAATCACTGATGGACAGCTGAACTTTGGTAACCAGTTGAATATGGACACCAATGGTCTCATATTTGGGTTGAGGTTGATGTCCTTGGACGATATAATGATACAAACTGaaaattggagaaaagTTGCCGACTACATCAATACTGGAATAAGTCAACAAAACCACAAGACAAATGAACTAAGTAAATTGCCGGTCTCACATGCAAGTTCAAGCCAATACAAGAAAAAACTTAGTCTCAACACGAGTAGTGAGATGTCGTCCGCGAGAACGTCATTCGACTTGACTGATGCACAGTCAAGGAAAACATCAGTTTCATCTCATGATACAGATTCTTCCAGTAGCAAGTCATCATCTCAAAATCATCTGCGGATGCCAAAGCAAAGATCTATTCCTCCAAGTGTGATTCATGAAATGTTTGCCCACCCTATGTGGATTCCATTGGTAACAGATGAAGTAGGGAATTACATTGGTATTGATCTTTCTCCACCACCTGCTGGGAAATGGGGTCAAGTTATTTTATTTGGAAgagattttgatttcaaatttcaaattgctGACACATGGGGtgatttcttgttgatttttgcTAACGATTTAGAAATGGGCAATTGGGATATCAAAGCAAACCGGAAGAATAACGATGGTGACTTGTTCATTGGCAATGAAGGTGAAATAGTATTTGTTGATAAGGAGACCAAACTCGAAGTGCCTTATTTggaagttttgaaaagaagagcTGTTAAGAAATGGATGACATTGTTAGAAAACGAACCAGCGGAGAATGTGAATAAGGAACTATTGGATGAATTAAAGCAAAATGAAGTATCAATTCTCGCTCTACATAACAAGAGCTTTCAATCAATCGACACTTTTATTACTAAGAACTTGAATTTACTAGACCATGCGAAAACCCTGCAAACATCGAATCATGATGAcaatgacgatgaagaagatgacgaCAGACCAGTATCAAAACCTGTCAAACCTGTACTGAATTTGGGCATAAACTCGAAAGCAAATAGCAGTAAGAGCCCGTTATCACATGAGGTAATTGAAGCAGATCCTGATGTGGACGATGCGGAAGAAGACAATGCAGCAGCAGACGATGACAAAACCTTACAAGAAGTAGATATTAGAACATAG
- a CDS encoding Gpi1 protein of GPI synthesis, producing the protein MNFNESRPVQIYFPNDLKRYFHDSVFLLGYEVGNAYVIFQCARGIDVSIDAIPELKVVGTINHETMEHPINLHYDEANDCIWCPLNPTIVYFDPPNFRNLEYFSIEPILLQSMEKTEKPTSPIGSKLDAYQPEVGITSQITSIANEAVLEKINSLYKTRTTFKRETISSASTMFHSFCKWIVLRLIIPVVKACQTILILSLSMINFEICGYSLVRVSKCFRQLDLRLKQLNYFPVQFLCYYDRNVLYQKDSQIINELKLPIFNSNLNINNSNYINLYNSLWLIFNDILLGITVYGYIDKYQDQIFKFIQSKILEKYLYNELVSLITWVSTENPAGFKLNTDLGKFLGDLYIWTILFWKDFVENVQIVENKPMILKIFKILCYGGGCSFLLSSFIDCIQLSTFHIYTFYYCAGKIYKRQLEIIKSLFQLFRGKKYNVLRNRIDNLNNYETGDIFEVDQLLLGTLLFMIMIFLLPTTFAFYLTFSIIHILILMAYNLLENITIILNFTPIFVCLLKFKNSKRLQGGIKFQYENSYKGTTFLSMSNKSLTYQEIFVNYVKLFQRSKNFRHSIVQNLSSGYMISFKYDYNLKFLYLMLPEEYAETISIWKYVK; encoded by the coding sequence ATGAATTTTAATGAGTCTCGTCCCGTGCAAATCTATTTCCCCAATGACTTGAAAAGGTATTTCCACGATTCTGTGTTTCTTTTGGGATATGAGGTGGGGAATGCATATGTCATATTTCAATGTGCAAGAGGTATAGATGTCTCAATTGATGCCATCCCTGAATTGAAAGTGGTGGGGACAATAAATCATGAGACAATGGAGCATCCAATAAACTTACATTATGATGAAGCAAACGATTGTATTTGGTGTCCGCTCAATCCTACAATTGTCTATTTTGATCCACCGAATTTTAGAAACTTGGAGTATTTTTCTATAGAGCCAATATTGCTACAATCCATGGAAAAGACTGAGAAACCAACATCGCCAATCGGATCAAAGCTTGACGCGTATCAGCCAGAAGTTGGAATTACATCTCAAATTACATCAATTGCCAATGAGGCAGTCCTCGAGAAGATTAATCTGTTATACAAAACCCGAACGACATTTAAACGAGAAACAATACTGTCTGCGTCAACAATGTTTCACtcattttgcaaatggATTGTCTTACGATTGATAATTCCTGTAGTCAAAGCTTGCCAGACCATACTAATATTATCTCTCctgatgataaattttgaaatatgcGGATACTCGTTGGTCCGGGTCTCAAAGTGTTTTCGACAATTGGACCTTCgattaaaacaattgaattacTTCCCCGTTCAATTTCTATGTTATTATGATCGAAATGTATTGTATCAAAAAGATTCACAAATTATTAATGAGTTGAAGTTGCCCATTTTCAATAGTAACTTAAACATtaacaattcaaattataTCAATTTGTATAATTCGCTATGGTTGATTTTTAATGATATTTTACTTGGGATTACAGTTTATGGGTATATTGACAAATATCAAGATCAGATATTCAAGTTTATCCagtcaaaaattttggaaaagtatTTATACAATGAGTTGGTTTCGTTGATTACATGGGTCTCAACTGAAAATCCTGCCGGTTTTAAATTAAATACTGATTTGGGTAAGTTTCTTGGTGATTTATACATTTGGACTATCCtattttggaaagattttgttgaaaatgttcAAATCGTCGAAAACAAGCCAATGATTTTAAAGATATTTAAGATACTTTGTTATGGGGGTGGATGTTCATTCCTACTTTCATCCTTTATCGattgtattcaattgtcGACTTTCCACATTTATACATTTTACTATTGTGCTGGAAAGATTTACAAGCGACAActtgaaattatcaaatcattatttcaattgtttcgAGGAAAGAAGTATAATGTACTTCGTAATagaattgataatttgaataattaCGAAACTGGTGATATTTTCGAAGTTGATCAACTACTATTGGGGACTTTATTATTCATGATTATGATTTTCCTTTTACCTACAACTTTTGCATTTTATCTTACATTTTCGATAATTCACATCTTGATTCTAATGGCTTACAActtgttggaaaatataACCATTATATTGAACTTCACACCAATATTTGTATGCTTATTAAAGTTTAAAAATTCGAAAAGACTACAAGGTGGGATTAAGTTTCAATATGAGAATTCATACAAGGGAACGACGTTTCTTTCAATGTCGAATAAATCACTAACATATCAAGAGATTTTCGTCAATTATGTCAAGTTATTCCAAAGGTCAAAGAATTTTAGACATTCCATCGTCCAGAATCTATCATCAGGATATAtgatttcattcaaatatgACTACAATCTCAAATTCCTTTATTTGATGTTGCCAGAAGAATACGCTGAAACAATAAGCATTTGGAAATATGTTAAATAG
- a CDS encoding Yst1 predicted ribosome-associated protein: protein MSLPASFDLTPEDAKLLLAANVHLGAKNVQVHNKPYVYKTRPDGVNIINIGKTWEKIVLAARIIAAIPNASDVAVCSSRTFGQRAVLKFGAHTGATAIAGRFTPGNFTNYITRSFKEPRLVVVTDPRTDAQAIKESSYVNIPVIALTDMDSPSEYVDVAIPCNNKGKHSIGLIWWLLAREVLRLRGIIADRTTEWSVMPDLYFYRDPEEIEQNAAEEGVTEEVEEAVVVEAETEWTGETEDVDWAESGVTPAAEDAAASNW, encoded by the exons ATGTCATTACCAGCCTCATTTGACTTAACTCCAGAAGATGCTAAATTATTATTAGCTGCCAACGTTCACTTGGGAGCCAAGAATGTTCAA GTACACAACAAACCATACGTCTACAAGACCAGACCAGATGGtgtcaacatcatcaacattggTAAGACCTGGGAAAAGATTGTTTTGGCTGCCAGAATCATTGCTGCCATTCCAAATGCCTCTGATGTTGCTGTCTGTTCATCAAGAACTTTCGGTCAAAGAgctgttttgaaattcgGTGCTCACACTGGTGCTACTGCCATTGCTGGTAGATTCACCCCTGGTAACTTTACAAACTATATCACCCGTTCTTTCAAAGAACCAAGATTGGTTGTTGTTACTGACCCAAGAACCGATGCTCAAGCCATCAAGGAATCATCATATGTTAACATTCCAGTTATTGCTTTGACTGATATGGACTCACCATCTGAATACGTTGATGTTGCTATCCCATGTAACAACAAAGGTAAACACTCTATTGGTTTGATCTGGTGGTTATTGGCTAGAGAGGTTTTGAGATTGAGAGGAATCATTGCTGACAGAACTACTGAATGGTCAGTTATGCCAGATTTGTACTTTTACAGAGACccagaagaaattgaacaaaatgcTGCTGAAGAAGGTGTCactgaagaagttgaagaagctgttgttgttgaagctgaAACCGAATGGACCGGTGAAACTGAAGATGTTGACTGGGCTGAATCAGGTGTTACTCCAGCTGCTGAAGACGCTGCTGCTTCAAACTGgtaa
- a CDS encoding Die2 protein (S. cerevisiae homolog DIE2 has dolichyl-phosphate-glucose-glycolipid alpha-glucosyltransferase activity, has role in protein N-linked glycosylation and localizes to endoplasmic reticulum membrane) — MPLIVPTRSTYLGPVIKYSCTLSFLILCGQVFFKTKELVTQPFIDEIFHLRQCQTYCAYRFDKWDNKITTPPGLYILGFMYSKILELLTGIQHLCSDFNVLRSLNLFGGVVVLPVILNNFKKTNSRQYCTVNVISQPLLFTYYFLFYTDVWSTILVVMSLSLINTRAHQWPILSSVVGFASLWLRQTNIIWVAFIAVAYIDRQIYREKSILDRAQSFIKRSLKNWSSLIGYAVNFVSFVAFLKYNGGITFGDKENHQIQLHFVQVFYCFTFISFFTWPVWLNRATLSNYVKFFTGNYGSNLLLNFISFWGIKYIIDNYTIIHPFLLADNRHYTFYIFKRLLGHKYSSVVAIPVYHFASYISVTSLVKSRKLNLSPIGILAFIGATVLTIVPSPLFEPRYYIIPLVIFRLYIAPSYPLAHLLEFVWLNLINLITSYIFFTYQFTWLSEPGAIQRIIW; from the coding sequence ATGCCATTGATAGTTCCAACTAGACTGACATACCTTGGTCCTGTAATCAAATATTCATGTACCTTGCTGTTTTTAATTCTATGTGGACAAGTGTTTTTCAAGACGAAAGAGCTAGTAACTCAACCATTCATTGATGAGATATTCCACCTACGTCAATGTCAAACTTATTGTGCTTACAGGTTCGATAAATGGGATAATAAAATCACAACTCCACCAGGGCTCTACATATTGGGGTTTATGTACTCAAAGATCTTGGAGTTGTTAACTGGTATTCAACATTTGTGTCTGGATTTTAATGTGCTACGATCATTAAACTTATTTGGGGGAGTAGTTGTCTTACCCGTTATcctcaacaatttcaaaaaaacaaactcGAGACAATACTGTACTGTTAACGTCATATCTCAACCGTTGTTGTTTACTTACTACTTCTTATTTTATACAGATGTGTGGTCAACAATACTTGTGGTGATGTCGCTCAGTTTGATCAATACCAGAGCACACCAATGGCCAATTTTAAGCTCAGTAGTTGGATTTGCTAGCTTATGGTTAAGACAGACAAATATAATATGGGTTGCATTTATTGCTGTTGCATATATTGACCGACAAATTTACCGAgagaaatcaattttggacAGAGCTCAGTCATTTATTAAGAggagtttgaaaaactgGTCATCATTAATTGGCTATGCTGTGAACTTTGTCTCGTTTGTtgcatttttgaaatacaatGGAGGCATCACTTTTGGAGATAAAGAGAATCATCAGATCCAGTTACATTTTGTTCAAGTGTTTTACTGTTTTACATTTATCAGCTTCTTTACGTGGCCAGTGTGGTTGAATCGCGCCACCTTGTCCAACTACGTTAAATTCTTTACTGGTAACTATGGATCGAATCTCCTCCTCAACTTTATCTCCTTTTGGGGAATAAAGTACATTATTGATAACTACACCATAATCCATCCTTTCCTACTTGCTGACAACAGGCATTACACATTTTATATCTTCAAACGATTGCTCGGTCACAAGTATAGCAGCGTGGTGGCAATCCCCGTTTATCATTTTGCATCATATATTAGTGTCACGTCTTTGGTAAAGTCTAGAAAACTCAACTTATCACCTATTGGAATTCTAGCATTCATTGGGGCTACAGTATTGACTATTGTACCATCTCCATTGTTTGAGCCAAGATACTACATCATTCCACTTGTGATATTTAGATTATACATAGCTCCAAGCTACCCTCTTGCTCATTTGCTTGAATTTGTgtggttgaatttgataaacttgATTACACTGTATATATTTTTCACATACCAATTCACTTGGTTAAGTGAACCTGGAGCAATTCAGAGAATAATCTGGTGA